In Betaproteobacteria bacterium, the sequence TTGAGCATGGTGCTCGTGCTCGAATCGGTTGGCCTGCCCACCGCTGCCATCGCCATCCTGCTCCCCATCGACCGCATCCTCGACACGGTGCGCACGGCGGTCAATGTCGAAGGCGACATGGTGGGCAGCCTGATCGTTCAGAAGCTGACGGAATCGGCCAGCGACCGGGACAACTGAGTCCCCAGCTGCTTAAACTGCGGCCCGCCGATCAACGCCGGGCAACGAACTCCACTGGCGTGTGGACACTGTGGCCACCGCCACTTTCCAGCACGACATGCAATTCATCCCCCTGCAGCACGGCGCGATAACGATGCGTCACGTCGCGCCCCGGTCCATCGCCGAGCACCTCCTGGCTGTGCGTCACGAAATTCAGTTGCTCGCCCGCCAGCGTTCCCTGCTCTACCGTTCGCGGCACCCCCAGATAGCTCGCCGTGCCATGCACCTCGTCGTTTTCCAGGCGCAGATCGAAGCGCTCGGCGTGCTCGGCGCCCCAATCGTATTTCACCGTAGCCCGCCACTGCCCGGAAAGCGCCTGGACCATTTCCGCAGAAACCGGCGCTACGGCACCCGTGGAATGACCAGTCCAGTTCATCTTCAATCCGGTGAACAGCGCCGCGACCAGCGCCAGACCCGCCAAGCTCCAGCCCAACCATGATCGTGAGCGTGGCGGCTGAACCATGGGGAAAGACGGCTTGATCGTTTCAATCAGGCGCGCCACATCCGACGCCCAACCGGTATCCGACAGGATGAATGACTGGCGCCGTGCCAGCGCCCGGATCGCCAAAGGCAATTCCTTTTCCGCCGGCATGGACGCGCCGCCGACCAACACCGGCAACAACATCTTGCCGGACTTCAAGCCGGCCTCGATCTCCATCCTGACAAAATCCTCCGGCTCGTCCAGACGGCGAACGCCATGCCGACTGACCGTCAGCCAGGCCGGCCCGATGATGACCAGAAAGACATCGACCGATGTCAGTTGCTGATTGATGGCATCGACAAAATCCTCGCCCGGATGGATATCCTCAATATCGCGAAATACATTGTCCGCGTCGAAAGCCAGACCAAGCGCATCCGCCAGACGGCCGGCGAAACCGGCCTGGTCATCGCGACGGTAACTGATGAATATTCCGGGCATGGGACTGGCCTCCTAGATGAAACACCCTGATGCTCAAAGTTTGGCAACGCTTTACTGAACTGCACACATCAAACTGCCGACCGTAAAGATTGCGCGACTTGCCACGGTCAACCCGAAAAAACCGGCGAATTTGAAACTTTTTATTGCGAGAGGAAGGATACAAGAACTACGACCTGAACGCCTTTGCCCGGGCCAGGCGCCACCTTCAACGCCCCCGGATTTTGGTCTATGATTCAAGCAGATATTCCCGCCGGAGGCTAGCATGGTGGTCATCGTATTCCGCACCCGACTCAAGAATGGCACCGACGAACAAGCCCTGACGGCGCTGGGCGAGCGGATGTACGAAATTGCCTCAGCCATGCCAGGCTTTATTTCCTACAAGGACTTTGTCGCCGCCGACGGTGAAAACGTGTCCATCGTCGAATTCGACAGCATGGAATCGCTCGCCGCCTGGCGTGATCACCCAGACCATCAAGCGGCGCAGGAAGATGGACGGCAAAAATTCTTCGCCGCCTATCAGGTCCAGATCTGCACCCCCGTGCGCAGCTACCGGTTCGATGGCAAGCACCGGCAAGCACTGGACTAGACTACCATGCCCACCAACGCGCCTCTCCATCTGCGAATATTCATCTCCTCGCCTGGCGATGTCGGAGACGAACGAAACGCGGCTCGCGAAATCATCGAATCCCTGCCCCGCGACCCAGCTTATCGCGGCAAGATCACCAGCGAAGCGATTGCCTACGATGATCCCGATGCGCCGTCGCCCATGCCCGCCGGCGTCACGCCCCAACTCGGCGTCAATTTCTACAAGGGGCCGGCCAGCGCCTGTGACCTGACCATCGTCATCCTGTGGAGCCGGCTCGGTACGCCCGTTTCAGCCGATTGCGTACGCAGCGATGGCAGCCGCTACGAATCCGGCACCGTCTCCGAATATGAAGACGCCCTCGCGGCCGGCAAGGAAGTCTGGGTTTTCCGGCGCACCGAAAAACCCCGGGTCGAGCTCGATGATCCGGATCTCGACGAAAAACTGAAGCAATACCGTGCCGTCGGCCATTTCCTAGAGCGCCTGGCCAATGCTGATGGTTCGGCGGCCGGCGGGCGCCATGACTACGCCAACCCGACGGAATTCGCCAGCCTGTTCCGCAAACTGCTCAGCGCCTGTTTCACCGCATATCTGGATCGCCGACCCAAGGATGAAAAGGCGGTACCAGAGCAGCCACCTGCTACCGAATTCGAGCCGCCTTTCCTGGCCCCCGAATTTGATCGCGACCACGCCATCGTCGGTCGCGACGAACTGGTTCGTCAGGTTTGGGAACGGGCCATCCAGGGCAAGAGCCAAAGCCTGTTGTTCCTGCCCGGCGTTGGCAAGACAACCGTTGCCCAAGCCCTGCTGGCGGATCGCGAGCAACTGCTCGCGCATTTCGACGGG encodes:
- a CDS encoding toll/interleukin-1 receptor domain-containing protein, with the protein product MPGIFISYRRDDQAGFAGRLADALGLAFDADNVFRDIEDIHPGEDFVDAINQQLTSVDVFLVIIGPAWLTVSRHGVRRLDEPEDFVRMEIEAGLKSGKMLLPVLVGGASMPAEKELPLAIRALARRQSFILSDTGWASDVARLIETIKPSFPMVQPPRSRSWLGWSLAGLALVAALFTGLKMNWTGHSTGAVAPVSAEMVQALSGQWRATVKYDWGAEHAERFDLRLENDEVHGTASYLGVPRTVEQGTLAGEQLNFVTHSQEVLGDGPGRDVTHRYRAVLQGDELHVVLESGGGHSVHTPVEFVARR
- a CDS encoding antibiotic biosynthesis monooxygenase, with the protein product MVVIVFRTRLKNGTDEQALTALGERMYEIASAMPGFISYKDFVAADGENVSIVEFDSMESLAAWRDHPDHQAAQEDGRQKFFAAYQVQICTPVRSYRFDGKHRQALD